The Saccharothrix variisporea genome has a segment encoding these proteins:
- a CDS encoding DUF2304 domain-containing protein: MPQWRLFVVLLAVLVLVVVVEMMRRRKLREKYAGMWLVVGVGVVLLGAVPGLPTWLAGLTGVQLPANFLFAGAAVVLLFVVLQLSSEVGHLEEEVRTTVEEIALLRCELDDAKRELSARVARAEDEVRGLAATREASR; this comes from the coding sequence ATGCCGCAGTGGCGGTTGTTCGTGGTCTTGCTGGCCGTGCTGGTGCTGGTGGTCGTCGTCGAGATGATGCGGCGGCGCAAGCTGCGCGAGAAGTACGCCGGCATGTGGCTGGTGGTCGGGGTCGGCGTCGTGCTGCTCGGCGCGGTGCCGGGCCTGCCGACGTGGCTCGCGGGGCTCACCGGGGTCCAGCTGCCGGCGAACTTCCTGTTCGCGGGCGCGGCCGTGGTGCTGCTGTTCGTGGTGCTCCAGCTCAGCAGCGAGGTGGGCCACTTGGAGGAGGAGGTCCGCACCACGGTGGAGGAGATCGCGTTGCTGCGGTGCGAGCTGGACGACGCCAAGCGGGAGCTGTCCGCCCGCGTGGCGCGCGCCGAGGACGAGGTCCGGGGACTCGCGGCCACCCGGGAAGCGTCGCGGTAG
- a CDS encoding glycosyltransferase: protein MHVTEHSSSGGIDPGKVLQRIILPRDEDPLDVRPLYLDEPENVHSHVSSRRSVTVPASAKVSFASYFNAFPASYWKRWTVVDEVVLRLRVRGSGRLDVYRSKPNGDPIHLDGRPIRATGDWQDVEFRVGLKPFEDGGWIWFDVFTDDSALEIGEAAWTTDLDLPPQRVAIGMTTMRPVDAVIALRALGEDPAVLDVVQKVFVADQGAVKVRDTEGYAEAVKLLGDKLEVIEQDNLGGSGGFTRGLYEAIEHTDVEQIMLMDDDIRLEPDAVLRSNAFARAAAQPVIVGSHMLNLQARARLHSMGEVVDLASGYWRPAPGAVTDHDFGEESLRETEELHLRINATYNGWWMCLFPREVVQRTGYPLPLFIKWDDAEYSLRALENGFPTVSLPGSAVWHMPWTDKNDATDWQAYFHTRNRLVMAALHSPYDIRSTLVKQGMKLTLRHLLSMEYSTVAVQQKALEDFMAGPSRLFDSLRTALPEIQALRRTYPDAQVLPSAREFPPPTFDMVRAEAMLKPPTNPATIAAEAAKALVHNLRAPEASTTQRPQINVPATNARWFLLGNLDSATVSNADGSGVAFRKRDPKEFRKLMARAVRNYRRLGQEWPRLKQVYRDALPELTSVESWRKVFEN from the coding sequence ATGCACGTGACCGAGCACAGCTCCAGTGGCGGTATCGACCCGGGCAAGGTGCTCCAGCGGATCATCCTGCCGCGGGACGAGGACCCGCTGGACGTCCGCCCGCTGTACCTGGACGAGCCGGAGAACGTGCACTCGCACGTGTCGTCGCGCCGGTCGGTGACCGTGCCGGCGTCGGCCAAGGTGTCGTTCGCCTCCTACTTCAACGCGTTCCCCGCCTCCTACTGGAAGCGGTGGACGGTGGTGGACGAGGTCGTGCTGCGGCTGCGCGTGCGCGGCTCGGGGCGCCTCGACGTCTACCGCTCCAAGCCCAACGGCGACCCCATCCACCTGGACGGGCGGCCGATCCGGGCGACCGGTGACTGGCAGGACGTGGAGTTCCGGGTCGGGCTCAAGCCGTTCGAGGACGGCGGCTGGATCTGGTTCGACGTGTTCACCGACGACTCCGCGCTGGAGATCGGCGAGGCGGCCTGGACCACGGACCTCGACCTGCCGCCGCAGCGGGTCGCCATCGGCATGACCACCATGCGCCCGGTGGACGCCGTCATCGCGCTGCGCGCGCTGGGCGAGGACCCGGCCGTGCTGGACGTGGTGCAGAAGGTCTTCGTCGCCGACCAGGGCGCGGTGAAGGTTCGCGACACCGAGGGCTACGCCGAGGCGGTGAAGCTGCTCGGCGACAAGCTGGAGGTCATCGAGCAGGACAACCTGGGCGGGTCCGGCGGCTTCACCCGCGGCCTGTACGAGGCGATCGAGCACACCGACGTCGAGCAGATCATGCTCATGGACGACGACATCCGCCTGGAGCCGGACGCGGTCCTGCGCTCCAACGCGTTCGCCCGCGCGGCGGCGCAGCCGGTCATCGTCGGCAGCCACATGCTCAACCTCCAGGCACGCGCCCGGCTGCACAGCATGGGCGAGGTCGTGGACCTGGCCTCGGGCTACTGGCGGCCCGCGCCCGGCGCGGTCACCGACCACGACTTCGGCGAGGAGTCGCTGCGCGAGACCGAGGAACTGCACCTGCGCATCAACGCCACCTACAACGGCTGGTGGATGTGCCTGTTCCCGCGCGAGGTCGTGCAGCGCACCGGCTACCCGCTGCCGCTGTTCATCAAGTGGGACGACGCCGAGTACTCGCTGCGGGCGCTGGAGAACGGGTTCCCGACCGTCTCGCTGCCGGGTTCGGCGGTGTGGCACATGCCGTGGACCGACAAGAACGACGCGACGGACTGGCAGGCGTACTTCCACACCCGCAACCGGCTGGTGATGGCGGCCCTGCACAGCCCGTACGACATCCGGTCGACGCTGGTCAAGCAGGGCATGAAGCTGACCCTGCGCCACCTGCTGTCGATGGAGTACTCGACCGTCGCGGTGCAGCAGAAGGCGCTGGAGGACTTCATGGCGGGCCCGTCCCGCCTGTTCGACTCGCTGCGCACGGCACTGCCGGAGATCCAGGCCCTGCGCCGGACGTACCCGGACGCCCAGGTCCTGCCCTCGGCCCGCGAGTTCCCGCCGCCGACGTTCGACATGGTGCGCGCGGAAGCCATGCTCAAGCCGCCCACCAACCCCGCGACCATCGCGGCGGAGGCGGCGAAGGCGCTCGTGCACAACCTCCGCGCCCCCGAGGCGTCGACCACGCAACGACCGCAGATCAACGTGCCGGCCACGAACGCCCGCTGGTTCCTGCTGGGCAACCTCGACAGCGCGACGGTCTCCAACGCGGACGGCAGCGGCGTGGCGTTCCGCAAGCGCGACCCGAAGGAGTTCCGCAAGCTGATGGCGCGGGCGGTCCGCAACTACCGGCGGCTGGGGCAGGAGTGGCCGCGGTTGAAGCAGGTGTACCGGGACGCGCTGCCGGAGCTGACGTCCGTCGAGTCGTGGCGCAAGGTCTTCGAGAACTGA
- the glf gene encoding UDP-galactopyranose mutase, which yields MSFAGYDLIVVGSGFYGLTVAERAASQLDKRVLVLERREHIGGNAYSEAEPETGIEVHRYGAHLFHTSNKRVWDYVNQFTEFTGYQHRVFAMHKGVAYQFPMGLGLITQFLGRYLSPDEARAWVAEQASEIDSKDATNLEEKAISLIGRPLYEAFVRDYTAKQWQTDPKELPAAVISRLPVRYTFDNRYFNDTYEGLPKDGYTAWLENMADHPNIEVRLNVDFFDVKDEIPEGTPVVYTGPVDRYFDYSEGRLGWRTLDFEQEVLPTGDFQGTPVMNYNDADVPFTRIHEFRHFHPEREYPTDKTVIVREFSRFAKEDDEPYYPINTADDRSKLERYRELAKREAAERNVLFGGRLGTYKYLDMHMAIGAALTAFDNKIAPHLTEGAPLDGSLD from the coding sequence GTGAGCTTCGCAGGATATGACCTGATCGTGGTCGGTTCCGGCTTCTACGGCCTGACCGTCGCCGAGCGTGCCGCCAGCCAGTTGGACAAGCGCGTGCTGGTGCTCGAACGGCGCGAGCACATCGGTGGCAACGCCTACTCCGAGGCGGAGCCGGAGACCGGGATCGAGGTGCACCGGTACGGGGCGCACCTGTTCCACACCTCCAACAAGCGGGTGTGGGACTACGTCAACCAGTTCACCGAGTTCACCGGGTACCAGCACCGGGTCTTCGCGATGCACAAGGGCGTGGCCTACCAGTTCCCGATGGGCCTGGGCCTGATCACCCAGTTTCTCGGCCGCTACCTCTCGCCCGACGAGGCCCGCGCGTGGGTCGCCGAGCAGGCGTCCGAGATCGACTCCAAGGACGCGACGAACCTGGAGGAGAAGGCGATCTCGCTGATCGGCCGCCCCCTCTACGAGGCGTTCGTGCGCGACTACACCGCGAAGCAGTGGCAGACCGACCCCAAGGAACTGCCCGCCGCGGTCATCAGCCGGCTCCCCGTCCGGTACACGTTCGACAACCGGTACTTCAACGACACGTACGAGGGCCTCCCCAAGGACGGCTACACGGCGTGGTTGGAGAACATGGCCGACCACCCGAACATCGAGGTCCGCCTCAACGTCGACTTCTTCGACGTCAAGGACGAGATCCCCGAGGGCACCCCGGTCGTCTACACCGGCCCCGTGGACCGGTACTTCGACTACTCCGAGGGCCGGCTGGGCTGGCGCACCCTGGACTTCGAGCAGGAGGTGCTGCCGACCGGCGACTTCCAGGGCACCCCGGTGATGAACTACAACGACGCGGACGTGCCGTTCACCCGCATCCACGAGTTCCGGCACTTCCACCCCGAGCGCGAGTACCCGACCGACAAGACGGTCATCGTGCGCGAGTTCTCCCGGTTCGCCAAGGAGGACGACGAGCCGTACTACCCGATCAACACGGCCGACGACCGCAGCAAGCTGGAGCGCTACCGCGAGCTGGCCAAGCGCGAGGCGGCCGAGCGCAACGTCCTGTTCGGCGGCCGGCTGGGCACCTACAAGTACCTCGACATGCACATGGCGATCGGTGCGGCGCTGACCGCGTTCGACAACAAGATCGCCCCGCACCTGACCGAGGGCGCGCCGCTCGACGGCAGCCTGGACTGA
- a CDS encoding Gfo/Idh/MocA family protein gives MTPKVALVGVGSMGSLHARVTSQNERCELARVVDPREDVGKRVADTYGAQWTPEIGDLSDVDAVIVASATESHYGLAMEVLNQGKPLLVEKPVCADLAQTEEVLALSERLGLPVMCGLLERYNPAVMTALELITEPVYVSAVRHSPYAPRIRTGVAWDLLVHDVDLAIRCMGGTEPHGFSAGVGQFHPDSVPGAEDVVNTLLTFPSGAIASVSASRIGQRKIRSLSITELDRLIEVDLLTRNITIYHHVSQDAATPDGRGYRQQAIIEIPELVTAREPLATQLDRFLDLIEGRIDADAERASILPSHRAVAAVRALSSAGQTR, from the coding sequence ATGACACCGAAGGTCGCCCTGGTCGGCGTGGGCTCGATGGGTTCGCTGCACGCCCGCGTCACCAGCCAGAACGAGCGCTGCGAGCTGGCCCGCGTGGTCGACCCGCGCGAGGACGTCGGCAAGCGGGTCGCCGACACCTACGGCGCGCAGTGGACGCCCGAGATCGGTGACCTGTCCGACGTGGACGCCGTGATCGTCGCCTCCGCGACCGAGTCGCACTACGGGCTCGCGATGGAGGTCCTGAACCAGGGCAAGCCGCTGCTGGTGGAGAAGCCGGTGTGCGCGGACCTGGCGCAGACCGAGGAGGTGCTGGCGCTCTCGGAGCGGCTGGGCCTGCCGGTGATGTGCGGCCTGCTGGAGCGCTACAACCCGGCGGTCATGACCGCGCTGGAGCTGATCACCGAGCCGGTGTACGTGTCCGCGGTCCGGCACTCGCCGTACGCGCCGCGCATCCGCACCGGTGTCGCCTGGGACCTGCTGGTGCACGACGTCGACCTGGCGATCCGCTGCATGGGCGGCACCGAGCCGCACGGGTTCTCCGCGGGGGTCGGCCAGTTCCACCCGGACTCGGTGCCCGGCGCCGAGGACGTGGTGAACACCCTGCTGACCTTCCCGTCCGGCGCGATCGCGTCGGTGTCGGCCAGCCGCATCGGGCAGCGCAAGATCCGCTCGCTGTCCATCACCGAGCTGGACCGCCTGATCGAGGTGGACCTGCTCACCCGCAACATCACCATCTACCACCACGTGTCGCAGGACGCGGCCACGCCCGACGGCCGCGGCTACCGGCAGCAGGCGATCATCGAGATCCCCGAACTGGTCACCGCCCGCGAACCGCTGGCGACCCAGCTCGACCGGTTCCTCGACCTGATCGAGGGTCGCATCGACGCCGACGCCGAGCGGGCCTCCATCCTGCCCTCCCACCGCGCGGTGGCCGCCGTGCGGGCGCTGTCGTCCGCCGGCCAGACCCGGTGA
- a CDS encoding DUF6541 family protein: MIALVLLAFWVPGLALGLALRLRGWTLAAAAPALTFGMVALAVVVLPRVGVKWTIPTALGWAALLVALAAVATWLVHRRAPQAAEVEAERPTTREHVLVGVGVALGAGWALFTYMRGITTVQSVSQDWDAPYHGGAVRRIAEVGNLSPADLAVLANTPGKAGYFYPNTYHSLLATVFDTGWVDMAALLNYGVMAALVAWPLGIAAFGLAWRLPPLGVAVAALVSTWFGPFPYDLLWRGPLWPYVAGLALVPAALALLREVLDGRRGIGAPVALALTTAGLVGLHTSLAFVLAIYGVMLLVALLVRLERVDWRAARFPLLLTAVLAVLFAVPVVLPALSNVGGITGAEWPELFKPFPALRQALVFSAADPTPFWWTGFAALAGTVVLLLRRRLVWVVAAWAVFVLMFVSAAAKVLPFLSVLTGPFYNDAWRIAALYPLLGAVAIGELAHFLGTRVAALAGSRLNRPWAPAALPVATAVVLVAVMFAGSGGNLATNRSRLAWHLGGGDVVSQDEVAAYRWLGERVQPGEVVANDVRDGGVWMYPLYGVTPLNYTYYGLPENSDGWWLEQNLNKLDTDPKVRETVERLHVRYVLYGEGLVQRKGKRSDGMVDLDSVRHLRKVFQNPGAVVYEVLPDGTASS; this comes from the coding sequence ATGATCGCCCTGGTCCTGTTGGCCTTCTGGGTGCCCGGTCTCGCGCTGGGTCTCGCGTTGCGGCTGCGTGGTTGGACGTTGGCCGCGGCGGCGCCCGCGCTGACCTTCGGCATGGTCGCGCTTGCCGTCGTCGTGCTGCCGAGGGTCGGGGTGAAGTGGACGATCCCGACCGCGTTGGGGTGGGCGGCGCTCCTGGTGGCCCTGGCCGCCGTGGCGACGTGGTTGGTGCACCGGCGCGCGCCGCAGGCCGCCGAGGTGGAGGCCGAGCGGCCGACCACGCGGGAGCACGTGCTGGTCGGCGTGGGGGTGGCGCTGGGCGCGGGGTGGGCGCTGTTCACCTACATGCGCGGCATCACCACCGTGCAGTCGGTCAGCCAGGACTGGGACGCCCCGTACCACGGCGGCGCGGTCCGGCGGATCGCCGAGGTCGGCAACCTGTCGCCCGCCGACCTCGCGGTGCTGGCCAACACGCCCGGCAAGGCCGGCTACTTCTACCCGAACACCTACCACTCGCTGCTCGCGACCGTGTTCGACACCGGGTGGGTCGACATGGCCGCCCTGCTCAACTACGGCGTGATGGCGGCGCTGGTCGCCTGGCCGCTGGGGATCGCCGCGTTCGGCCTGGCGTGGCGGCTGCCGCCGCTGGGCGTCGCGGTGGCCGCGTTGGTGTCGACGTGGTTCGGCCCGTTCCCGTACGACCTGCTGTGGCGCGGCCCGTTGTGGCCGTACGTGGCCGGTCTCGCGCTCGTCCCCGCCGCGCTGGCGCTGCTGCGCGAGGTCCTGGACGGTCGTCGGGGCATCGGCGCGCCCGTCGCCCTTGCCCTCACCACCGCGGGTCTGGTGGGCCTGCACACCAGCCTGGCGTTCGTGCTGGCGATCTACGGCGTGATGCTGCTGGTGGCGCTGCTGGTCCGGCTGGAGCGGGTGGACTGGCGGGCGGCCCGCTTCCCGCTGCTGCTCACCGCCGTGCTCGCCGTGCTGTTCGCGGTGCCCGTGGTGCTGCCCGCGCTGTCCAACGTCGGCGGTATCACCGGCGCCGAGTGGCCGGAGCTGTTCAAGCCGTTCCCGGCGCTGCGGCAGGCCCTGGTGTTCTCGGCCGCCGACCCGACGCCGTTCTGGTGGACCGGGTTCGCCGCGCTGGCCGGCACGGTCGTCCTGCTGTTGCGCCGCCGCCTGGTGTGGGTGGTCGCCGCGTGGGCGGTGTTCGTGCTGATGTTCGTGTCGGCGGCGGCGAAGGTCCTGCCGTTCCTGTCGGTGCTGACCGGCCCGTTCTACAACGACGCGTGGCGCATCGCCGCCCTGTACCCGCTGCTGGGCGCGGTCGCGATCGGCGAGCTGGCGCACTTCCTGGGCACGCGGGTCGCCGCGTTGGCCGGTTCTCGGCTGAACCGGCCGTGGGCACCCGCGGCGCTGCCGGTCGCGACGGCGGTCGTGCTCGTCGCGGTCATGTTCGCGGGCAGCGGCGGCAACCTGGCCACGAACCGGTCCCGCCTGGCCTGGCACCTGGGCGGGGGCGACGTGGTGAGCCAGGACGAGGTCGCGGCGTACCGGTGGCTGGGCGAACGGGTCCAGCCGGGCGAGGTCGTGGCCAACGACGTGCGCGACGGCGGCGTGTGGATGTACCCGCTCTACGGCGTCACCCCGCTGAACTACACCTACTACGGCCTGCCGGAGAACAGCGACGGCTGGTGGCTGGAGCAGAACCTCAACAAGCTCGACACCGACCCGAAGGTGCGGGAGACCGTCGAACGGCTGCACGTCCGGTACGTCCTCTACGGCGAGGGCCTGGTGCAGCGCAAGGGGAAGCGGTCCGACGGCATGGTCGACCTGGACTCGGTGCGGCACCTGCGGAAGGTCTTCCAGAACCCCGGCGCGGTCGTCTACGAGGTGCTGCCCGACGGGACCGCGAGCTCCTGA
- a CDS encoding glycosyltransferase family 2 protein → MSDSVDLRRVLVVLPALNEEHNIDKIVAEVVAELPEAAVLVVDDGSTDATSARAREAGAQVARLAVNLGVGGAMRTGFRYAVRHGYDIVVQVDADGQHNPAEVPDLLRELAEADLVIGARFAGKGDYKARGPRRWAMKVFSVVLSWIAGTKLTDVTSGFKAAGPRAVELFARHYPAEYLGDTLESLVMAVRAGLRVRQVPVAMRMRTTGTPSTSPVKSAVYLVRAALALLLALMRGKPAKSA, encoded by the coding sequence GTGTCTGACTCGGTCGACCTGCGTCGAGTGCTGGTCGTACTCCCGGCGCTGAACGAAGAACACAACATCGACAAGATCGTCGCCGAGGTGGTGGCCGAGCTGCCCGAGGCGGCGGTCCTCGTCGTGGACGACGGGTCCACCGACGCCACCTCCGCGCGGGCGCGCGAGGCGGGCGCCCAGGTGGCCCGGCTCGCGGTCAACCTCGGTGTCGGCGGCGCCATGCGCACCGGCTTCCGGTACGCGGTGCGGCACGGCTACGACATCGTCGTGCAGGTCGACGCCGACGGCCAGCACAACCCCGCCGAAGTGCCCGACCTGCTGCGCGAGCTCGCCGAGGCCGATCTGGTCATCGGCGCGCGGTTCGCCGGCAAGGGCGACTACAAGGCCCGCGGCCCGCGCCGCTGGGCCATGAAGGTCTTCTCGGTCGTGCTGTCCTGGATCGCCGGGACGAAGCTCACCGACGTCACGTCCGGCTTCAAGGCGGCCGGTCCCCGCGCCGTCGAGCTGTTCGCCCGGCACTACCCGGCCGAGTACCTCGGTGACACGCTGGAGTCGCTGGTCATGGCGGTGCGCGCCGGTCTGCGGGTCCGGCAGGTGCCGGTCGCGATGCGCATGCGCACCACCGGCACGCCGAGCACGTCCCCGGTGAAGTCGGCGGTGTACCTGGTGCGGGCGGCGCTCGCGCTCCTGTTGGCCCTCATGCGCGGCAAGCCCGCCAAATCCGCCTAG
- a CDS encoding glycosyltransferase family 2 protein, with translation MTSRTSVPSLSIVIPVYNEPEWIGRSVGALRTALGNAGWDAEIIVVDDGSTDATPARLAELDVTVVSQPNSGRFAARFAGIQRATGELVLLVDSRVLLGADSLVYLRDQLAEHPERRVWNGHVEADNPDNPYGAFMSGLVAVGWRRYMADPKLTSFTAEDFDLYPKGTGLFLAPRDLLEKAATSFSSLYDDVRLASDDTRMLRHIAEQGPIFLSPGFHGLYHSRDSLEKFTRHAYFRGSTFVDGYLDSPGPVRNAAFGAAAVSAVTFGLLLRRPKLALALVGAGSAAAGVVVRRCGGSPRQAFAVARLLPLFASCFGAGVVRGLVLALRKRWGK, from the coding sequence GTGACGAGCCGGACCAGCGTCCCCAGCCTCAGCATTGTCATCCCGGTGTACAACGAGCCCGAGTGGATCGGCCGCTCGGTGGGCGCCCTGCGCACCGCGCTGGGCAACGCCGGGTGGGACGCCGAGATCATCGTGGTCGACGACGGCAGCACCGACGCCACGCCCGCGCGGCTCGCCGAGCTGGACGTGACCGTGGTGAGCCAGCCCAACAGCGGCCGGTTCGCGGCCCGGTTCGCGGGCATCCAGCGGGCGACCGGCGAACTGGTCCTGCTGGTCGACAGCCGCGTGCTGCTCGGCGCCGACTCGCTGGTCTACCTGCGCGACCAGCTCGCCGAGCACCCCGAGCGCCGGGTGTGGAACGGGCACGTCGAGGCCGACAACCCCGACAACCCGTACGGCGCGTTCATGTCCGGCCTGGTCGCCGTAGGGTGGCGGCGGTACATGGCCGACCCCAAGCTCACGTCGTTCACGGCCGAGGACTTCGACCTGTACCCCAAGGGCACCGGCCTGTTCCTCGCGCCCCGCGACCTGCTGGAGAAGGCGGCCACGTCGTTCTCCTCCCTCTACGACGACGTGCGCCTGGCCAGCGACGACACCCGCATGCTGCGGCACATCGCCGAGCAGGGGCCGATCTTCCTGTCGCCGGGCTTCCACGGGCTCTACCACAGCCGCGACTCGCTGGAGAAGTTCACGCGGCACGCCTACTTCCGGGGCAGCACCTTCGTCGACGGCTACCTCGACTCGCCCGGACCGGTGCGCAACGCCGCGTTCGGCGCGGCGGCGGTGAGCGCCGTGACCTTCGGGCTGCTCCTGCGCCGGCCGAAGCTCGCGTTGGCCCTGGTCGGGGCCGGTTCGGCGGCGGCGGGGGTCGTGGTGCGCCGGTGCGGCGGCTCGCCGCGGCAGGCGTTCGCGGTGGCCCGGCTGCTGCCGCTGTTCGCGTCCTGCTTCGGCGCGGGCGTCGTGCGCGGGCTCGTGCTGGCGCTGCGCAAGCGCTGGGGCAAGTGA
- a CDS encoding DUF6541 family protein produces MTLSDLVALGVALVVAVLPGASLLFAFGIRARAWFVGLSVPASVGVATLTASACAVVGLRFGPVSLGVVTALLLAVGVVVALRRRRGADERPGGRTPAVGWVGQVAGGLLLLGGMALGARSWFGGLGESLATVGQEHDLIIHHMLTAYIQRSGNGAPWQLMPADVMTGSGVAYYPSGVHLLAAVTAVLLGNTVLALNATTVVVLAFAWSASVAALTYVAARRGRSSRSVASLAGGVAAVVAAGLYRPVFSLMHEGGILANASALVLVPGVLAALLSLPRRGWLPIVPLGVGCAGILAVHPTAAASVGVSFAAWLVGELLVRGGPRRVLRDVPRLVGAGAVALVVGLPVLAQVLTVSGGPQQFGADIGPQPFSAALGNALGLVYAGWVPANAGYPQFAAVAAALLGVGAVLVTRRGLGALTAWLAWLVIEVAFATSPGVGPEAKLSGLFYNAHLRIWSHLSLFVPVLAGLGVVLTACGVALWLSRLAPFARARVRWATVAVAVVAGLLYLLLPGVKYSDVEADYLATRYARSHFTRVGADDEKAIAWLAERVKPGQRVLNSANDGSTFLYVEKGIPVVNTHSLGTPLAPYTYELMARFNTYPQDPAIRKMLRDLDVHWLYVDTVAPGIGSGVSPNNWVGGPSFALAPGFANLDGLPGLTLGFTSGTVSVYELDLDAATTP; encoded by the coding sequence GTGACCCTGTCCGACCTGGTGGCGCTGGGAGTGGCGCTCGTCGTCGCCGTCCTGCCCGGCGCGTCGTTGCTGTTCGCGTTCGGGATCCGCGCGCGGGCGTGGTTCGTGGGTCTCTCGGTGCCGGCGTCCGTGGGCGTCGCGACGCTGACCGCGTCGGCGTGCGCCGTGGTCGGTCTCCGCTTCGGGCCGGTGTCGCTCGGCGTGGTCACGGCGTTGTTGCTGGCCGTGGGCGTCGTGGTGGCGCTGCGGCGCCGGCGTGGCGCGGACGAGCGCCCGGGTGGGCGCACCCCGGCCGTCGGGTGGGTCGGCCAGGTCGCGGGCGGCCTGCTGCTGCTCGGCGGGATGGCGCTGGGCGCGCGGTCCTGGTTCGGCGGCCTCGGCGAGTCGCTCGCCACGGTCGGCCAGGAGCACGACCTGATCATCCACCACATGCTGACCGCGTACATCCAGCGCAGCGGCAACGGCGCACCGTGGCAGCTGATGCCCGCCGACGTCATGACCGGCAGCGGCGTGGCCTACTACCCCTCGGGCGTGCACCTGCTCGCCGCCGTGACCGCGGTGCTGCTGGGCAACACGGTCCTGGCGCTCAACGCGACCACGGTCGTCGTGCTGGCCTTCGCCTGGTCGGCGTCGGTCGCCGCCCTCACCTACGTGGCCGCCCGCCGGGGCCGGTCGAGCCGGTCGGTGGCGAGCCTCGCGGGCGGTGTCGCGGCGGTGGTCGCGGCCGGCCTGTACCGGCCGGTGTTCTCGCTCATGCACGAGGGCGGCATCCTCGCCAACGCCTCCGCCCTGGTCCTCGTCCCCGGTGTGCTGGCGGCACTGCTGAGCCTGCCCCGCCGCGGGTGGCTGCCGATCGTGCCGCTCGGCGTGGGGTGCGCGGGCATCCTGGCCGTGCACCCGACCGCCGCCGCGTCCGTCGGCGTGAGCTTCGCGGCCTGGCTGGTCGGCGAGCTGCTGGTGCGCGGCGGTCCCCGCCGGGTCCTGCGGGACGTGCCGCGGCTGGTGGGCGCGGGTGCCGTCGCCCTCGTGGTCGGCCTGCCGGTGCTGGCGCAGGTGCTCACCGTCAGCGGCGGTCCGCAGCAGTTCGGGGCGGACATCGGGCCGCAGCCGTTCAGCGCCGCGCTCGGCAACGCGCTCGGCCTGGTCTACGCCGGCTGGGTGCCGGCCAACGCGGGCTACCCGCAGTTCGCCGCCGTCGCGGCGGCGCTGCTGGGCGTGGGCGCGGTGCTGGTCACCCGCCGCGGCCTGGGCGCGCTGACCGCGTGGCTCGCGTGGCTGGTGATCGAGGTGGCGTTCGCGACCAGCCCCGGCGTCGGCCCGGAGGCGAAGCTGTCCGGCCTGTTCTACAACGCCCACCTGCGCATCTGGTCGCACCTGTCGCTGTTCGTGCCCGTCCTGGCCGGTCTGGGCGTGGTGCTGACGGCGTGCGGCGTCGCGCTGTGGCTGTCCCGCCTCGCGCCCTTCGCGCGCGCCCGCGTCCGGTGGGCGACGGTGGCGGTCGCGGTGGTCGCGGGCCTGCTGTACCTGCTGCTGCCCGGCGTGAAGTACTCCGACGTCGAGGCCGACTACCTGGCCACCCGGTACGCGCGCTCCCACTTCACGCGGGTCGGCGCGGACGACGAGAAGGCCATCGCGTGGCTCGCCGAGCGGGTCAAGCCGGGCCAGCGGGTGCTCAACTCCGCGAACGACGGCTCGACCTTCCTGTACGTGGAGAAGGGCATCCCGGTCGTCAACACCCACTCGCTGGGCACCCCGCTCGCGCCCTACACCTACGAGCTGATGGCCCGCTTCAACACCTACCCGCAGGACCCGGCGATCCGGAAGATGCTGCGCGACCTCGACGTCCACTGGCTCTACGTGGACACCGTCGCACCCGGCATCGGGTCCGGGGTGTCGCCGAACAACTGGGTGGGCGGCCCGTCGTTCGCGCTGGCGCCCGGGTTCGCGAACCTGGACGGGCTCCCCGGCCTGACCCTCGGGTTCACCTCCGGGACGGTCTCGGTGTACGAGCTGGACCTGGACGCGGCCACCACACCCTGA